Proteins encoded within one genomic window of Panicum virgatum strain AP13 chromosome 1N, P.virgatum_v5, whole genome shotgun sequence:
- the LOC120654388 gene encoding protein ROH1-like — MAVPHHSLPSTLFSGDHHSLPPPRKPKSQAQHSPNPSPIRLAMAAAEPPPPSGTGFFGMLSFRRSATAVASFDPAQDDELLALDALQAHVADRLLALSAHAAASSSPASSALSLPFLSKLLDAVLSSDAAFRAVLAVGPVAAALARPPADRLAADLLDRAVKTLDVLNAASLTLASLRAAHRAALTAATCLLTPALHRAHLARARRAIARLFPDDAKAGAGGSAPSPSSRTMRALSFSVSKNWSAGRHHMNAPPPQAPAAAPGAGCGLGLALYTMSSVLVFAMWALVAAVPCQDRSSAAVGPPVAPPKQAQWAAPMSALQERIAEEWRRREKKGSSSGPAPTAGLLAEMQAVERASRDLNSLLEEIAEEEEEEEEHGIVGEERAREVTERAEELAAACRALEDGLAPMERQVRAVFHRVVACRAEVVRCIDHSSRTATANASASGVPPQHQHSF, encoded by the coding sequence ATGGCGGTTCCCCACCATTCGCTCCCCTCCACTCTTTTCTCCGGCGACCAccactccctccctcctcccaggAAACCCAAATCCCAGGCCCAGCACAGCCCGAACCCGAGCCCGATAAGgctggccatggccgccgccgagccgccgccgccctccgggaCGGGCTTCTTCGGCATGCTCAGCTTCCgccgcagcgccaccgccgtcgcctcctTCGACCCCGCGCAGGACGACGAGCTCCTCGCGCTCGACGCCCTCCAGGCCCACGTCGCCGACCGCCTCCTGGCGCTctccgcccacgccgccgcctcatcctcccccgcttcctcggccctctccctccccttcctctccaAGCTCCTCGACGCCGTCCTCTCCTCCGACGCCGCCTTCCGCGCCGTGCTCGCCGTcggccccgtcgccgccgcgctcgccaggCCGCCCGccgaccgcctcgccgccgacctccTCGACCGCGCCGTCAAGACGCTCGACGTCCTCAACGCCGCGTCCCTCACGCTCGCCTCGCTCCGGGCCGCGCACCGGGCCGCGCTCACCGCCGCGACGTGCCTCCTCACCCCGGCGCTGCACCGCGCGCACCTCGCCCGCGCGCGCAGGGCCATCGCCAGGCTCTTCCCCGACGACGCcaaggccggcgccggcggctccgcGCCCTCGCCATCCTCCCGCACCATGCGGGCGCTCTCCTTCAGCGTCTCCAAGAACTGGTCCGCGGGACGCCACCACatgaacgcgccgccgccgcaggcgcccgcggccgcgcccggCGCGGGCTGCGGCCTCGGCCTCGCGCTCTACACCATGAGCTCCGTCCTCGTCTTCGCCATGTGGGCGCTCGTTGCCGCGGTGCCGTGCCAGGACCGATCGTCCGCGGCCGTCGGCCCCCCCGTCGCGCCGCCCAAGCAGGCGCAGTGGGCGGCGCCCATGTCGGCGCTCCAGGAGCGGATCGCCGAGGAGTGGAGGcggagggagaagaaggggtCGTCCTCCGGCCCGGCGCCCACGGCAGGGCTCCTCGCGGAGATGCAGGCCGTGGAGCGCGCCTCTCGCGACCTCAACAGCTTGCTCGAGGAgatcgccgaggaggaggaagaggaggaggagcatggGATCGTTGGCGAGGAGCGCGCGCGGGAGGTGACGGAGCGCGCcgaggagctggcggcggcgtgccgggCGCTGGAGGACGGACTGGCGCCCATGGAGCGGCAGGTGCGCGCGGTGTTCCACCGCGTCGTGGCATGCCGCGCCGAGGTCGTCCGCTGCATCGACCACAGCTCGCGCACCGCCACCGCAAATGCGTCCGCGTCCGGCGTGCCGCCGCAGCATCAGCACTCCTTCTGA